One Novosphingobium sp. G106 DNA segment encodes these proteins:
- the tsaE gene encoding tRNA (adenosine(37)-N6)-threonylcarbamoyltransferase complex ATPase subunit type 1 TsaE: MRLDLPDLAAMTRLGEAIAAVLKPGDVVALSGGLGAGKTTLARAIIAALGHEGEIPSPSFAIIEIYDPPAVRLPLVHADFYRLKHPAEAEEIGLDDYRQGAALLAEWPEHAGGFAQESACLAIALEVEDDGRIAIVEAGADWLGRLPCP, translated from the coding sequence GTGAGGCTGGACTTGCCCGATCTCGCGGCGATGACGCGGCTGGGCGAGGCCATTGCCGCCGTGCTGAAGCCCGGCGATGTTGTCGCGCTCTCGGGCGGGCTCGGAGCCGGCAAGACGACCTTGGCGCGCGCGATCATCGCGGCTTTGGGGCACGAAGGCGAGATACCTTCGCCCAGCTTCGCCATTATCGAGATCTACGATCCGCCCGCGGTGCGGTTGCCGCTGGTCCATGCCGATTTCTACCGCCTGAAACACCCGGCCGAGGCCGAGGAGATCGGCCTCGACGACTACCGCCAGGGTGCCGCCCTGCTCGCCGAATGGCCCGAGCATGCCGGCGGTTTCGCCCAAGAGTCCGCCTGCCTCGCGATTGCGCTGGAAGTTGAGGATGATGGGAGGATTGCGATTGTGGAAGCAGGGGCGGATTGGCTAGGGCGGCTGCCATGTCCGTAA
- a CDS encoding aminoglycoside phosphotransferase family protein: MSVSLPDGIDTFLEQAGWNGCAIEPLAGDASFRRYFRIRRGESCAMLMDAPPPNENPEPFLRAAKWLDANGMRAPRILAEDAPRGLVLLEDFGLDRMRDYLDDSPADEREVYRTAVEVLVDLHRLPPGPFAEYSMTEYLREVQLLTDWYCPAQNLRVDGPGYVAAWDEVLKPLLPRQCPGVTVLRDYHAENIMLLGKLDQQGLLDFQDALIGHRAYDLVSLLQDARRDVSPELEAEMFDHYLQKSGEPAEDFFADYARLGAQRNAKIVGIFVRLWKRDGKPRYLDMIPRVWALMERDLRHPALAPVAAWFDANIPAELRQAGGGSYAL; the protein is encoded by the coding sequence ATGTCCGTAAGCTTGCCCGATGGCATCGACACCTTCCTGGAACAAGCCGGCTGGAACGGCTGCGCGATCGAGCCGCTGGCCGGCGACGCCTCGTTCCGCCGCTACTTCCGCATCCGCCGCGGCGAAAGCTGCGCGATGCTGATGGACGCGCCGCCGCCCAACGAGAATCCCGAGCCCTTCCTGCGCGCCGCCAAGTGGCTGGATGCCAACGGCATGCGCGCGCCGCGGATACTGGCTGAGGATGCGCCGCGCGGCCTGGTGCTGCTCGAGGATTTCGGTCTGGACCGGATGCGCGACTACCTCGACGACTCGCCCGCCGATGAGCGCGAAGTCTATCGCACCGCGGTCGAGGTGCTGGTCGATCTCCACCGCCTGCCGCCGGGGCCGTTCGCCGAATATTCGATGACCGAGTATCTGCGCGAGGTGCAACTGCTGACCGACTGGTATTGTCCGGCGCAGAACCTTCGGGTCGATGGCCCGGGTTATGTCGCGGCCTGGGACGAGGTACTGAAGCCGCTGCTGCCGCGCCAGTGCCCCGGCGTCACGGTGCTGCGCGACTACCACGCCGAGAACATCATGCTGCTCGGCAAACTCGACCAGCAGGGGCTGCTCGATTTCCAGGACGCGCTGATCGGGCACCGCGCCTATGATCTCGTCTCGCTGCTCCAGGATGCACGGCGCGACGTCTCGCCCGAGCTCGAGGCCGAGATGTTCGACCATTACCTGCAGAAGAGCGGCGAACCGGCGGAGGACTTCTTCGCCGACTATGCCCGGCTCGGCGCGCAGCGGAACGCGAAGATCGTGGGCATCTTCGTCCGTCTGTGGAAGCGCGACGGCAAGCCGCGCTATCTCGACATGATCCCGCGCGTCTGGGCGCTGATGGAGCGCGACCTCAGGCATCCTGCGCTGGCGCCGGTCGCGGCCTGGTTCGACGCCAATATTCCGGCCGAACTTCGCCAAGCCGGCGGTGGGAGCTACGCGCTGTGA
- a CDS encoding nucleotidyltransferase family protein, translating to MKDLASDTAMVMAAGLGKRMRPLTASQPKPLVRVNGKALIDYSLDGLASAGVANAVVNVHYLGDALEAHLAARKKGPATTISDERDLLLETGGGMVKAAPLLPDPFFCLNSDNIWLDGPQNVFRELSNRWNPDQMDALLLVVPHARAFNYQGKGDFHLDPLGRITRRRTGRIAPFIYTGIQIVSKRLLRDAPEGPFSTNVLWERAIAEGRLFGLSHTGLCCEVGDPAAIAPTEALLTRA from the coding sequence GTGAAGGACCTCGCCAGCGATACCGCGATGGTCATGGCAGCAGGCCTCGGCAAACGCATGCGCCCTTTGACCGCGAGCCAGCCCAAGCCGCTGGTCCGGGTCAATGGTAAGGCACTGATCGACTACAGCCTCGATGGCCTGGCCAGTGCCGGCGTCGCCAACGCGGTGGTCAACGTCCACTATCTCGGCGACGCGCTCGAGGCGCACCTCGCCGCGCGCAAGAAAGGGCCGGCGACTACCATTTCGGACGAGCGCGACCTGCTGCTCGAAACCGGCGGCGGCATGGTCAAAGCCGCACCGCTGCTGCCCGATCCGTTCTTCTGCCTGAACAGCGACAATATCTGGCTCGACGGCCCGCAGAACGTGTTCCGCGAGCTGTCGAACCGCTGGAATCCCGATCAGATGGACGCGCTGCTGCTGGTCGTGCCGCATGCCCGGGCGTTCAACTACCAGGGCAAGGGCGATTTCCATCTCGATCCGCTGGGCCGCATCACCCGGCGGCGGACTGGCCGGATCGCGCCATTCATCTACACCGGCATCCAGATCGTCTCGAAGCGCCTGCTGCGCGATGCGCCCGAAGGGCCGTTTTCGACGAACGTGCTCTGGGAGCGGGCGATCGCGGAGGGCCGGCTGTTCGGGCTCTCGCATACCGGGCTGTGTTGCGAAGTGGGCGACCCTGCGGCTATTGCCCCGACCGAGGCCCTGCTGACCCGTGCCTGA
- a CDS encoding PD-(D/E)XK nuclease family protein, translating into MSAAEPARSRAISNLFLPPAASARWVDLPADQRRLSGVRLMESAHPGEEAQAIAILIREALEVPEKRIALITPDRGLAGRVVAQLQRWGIEADDTAGQPLPQTAAGRLLLLLAELLAEDAAPVPLLAVLTHPLVAAEADRPAWLENARKLDLRLRGPRPASGLEPLRAIAEQANLRDWWAGVETTLGPLFTLVGELPLALQLETLVGVAEALCGTQLWARPDGRALSAFVEELREAARAAGTLLDPRELHAALRDAMDRTAVRPPWGGHPRVAVYGLIEARMSRADLVICGGLTEGVWPASPSPDALLPPAVLRALGVPGADFRIGLSAHDLAAALGAPEVVLSHAQRDEGAPVIPSRFILRVKAMLGDLEKGHQEVEAVRLARQIDDAPPAPRYPRPQPMPSAEQRKVEIAVTGLDRLRGDPYQFYASSVLRLSSLDPLDAEPSAAWKGTAVHAILERWHDEGGDLLTIADEELDKMSAHPLMRTLWRPRLVAALAWIGEEIAELRGEGRDVIASERKGDMLVKGIRIHGRADRIDRLADGNLAVVDYKTGRPPSGAMVQEGFALQLGLIGMIAEAGGFEGVSGKTERFEYWSLSRDLRQRDEIRFGFRDEPILEGRRKTGLPREEFISTTAGYLVDAIDRWILGNEPFTARLNPDIGGYNDYDQLMRLDEWLAQLGGEGDAA; encoded by the coding sequence ATGTCCGCGGCCGAACCGGCACGAAGCCGGGCGATCTCGAACCTGTTCCTGCCGCCAGCTGCCTCGGCGCGCTGGGTGGACCTGCCTGCCGATCAACGCCGGCTGTCGGGCGTGCGCTTGATGGAAAGCGCGCATCCAGGCGAGGAAGCGCAAGCCATCGCCATCCTGATCCGCGAGGCACTGGAAGTGCCCGAGAAGCGCATCGCGCTGATCACGCCCGATCGCGGCTTGGCGGGGCGGGTCGTCGCGCAGCTTCAGCGCTGGGGAATCGAGGCCGACGATACCGCCGGCCAGCCGCTGCCGCAGACTGCCGCCGGGCGCCTGCTACTGCTGCTCGCCGAACTGCTCGCCGAGGACGCGGCGCCGGTGCCGCTGCTGGCGGTGCTGACCCATCCGCTGGTTGCGGCCGAGGCGGATCGTCCGGCGTGGCTCGAAAATGCGCGCAAGCTCGATCTCCGGCTGCGCGGTCCGCGCCCCGCCTCCGGGCTGGAGCCGCTGCGCGCCATCGCCGAACAGGCGAACCTGCGCGACTGGTGGGCGGGTGTCGAAACCACTCTGGGACCGCTGTTCACCCTCGTTGGCGAGCTGCCGCTGGCTTTGCAGCTCGAAACACTGGTCGGCGTCGCCGAGGCCCTCTGCGGCACCCAGCTCTGGGCCCGGCCCGACGGCCGCGCGCTGTCGGCTTTCGTCGAGGAACTGCGCGAGGCGGCGCGGGCCGCGGGCACCCTGCTCGATCCGCGCGAGCTCCACGCCGCCCTGCGCGACGCGATGGACCGCACCGCCGTGCGTCCACCCTGGGGCGGGCACCCGCGCGTCGCGGTCTATGGCCTGATCGAAGCGCGGATGAGCCGCGCCGACCTCGTCATCTGCGGCGGCCTGACCGAGGGTGTCTGGCCCGCCTCGCCATCGCCCGATGCGCTGCTGCCGCCGGCCGTGCTGCGCGCGCTTGGCGTGCCTGGCGCCGACTTCCGCATTGGCCTCTCCGCGCACGATCTCGCCGCCGCGCTCGGCGCGCCCGAGGTGGTGCTGAGCCATGCCCAGCGCGATGAGGGCGCCCCGGTGATCCCTTCGCGCTTCATCCTTCGAGTCAAGGCAATGCTAGGTGATCTTGAGAAAGGACATCAGGAAGTCGAGGCGGTGCGCCTCGCGCGCCAGATCGACGATGCGCCGCCGGCGCCGCGCTATCCGCGCCCCCAGCCGATGCCCAGCGCCGAGCAGCGCAAGGTCGAGATCGCCGTCACCGGACTCGACCGGCTGCGCGGCGATCCCTACCAGTTCTACGCCAGCTCGGTCCTGCGGCTGTCCTCGCTCGATCCGCTCGACGCCGAGCCCTCGGCAGCCTGGAAGGGCACGGCGGTCCACGCGATCCTCGAACGCTGGCACGATGAGGGCGGCGACCTCCTGACGATCGCCGACGAGGAACTCGACAAGATGAGCGCGCACCCACTGATGCGCACGCTATGGCGGCCGCGGCTGGTGGCGGCGCTTGCCTGGATCGGCGAGGAAATCGCCGAACTGCGCGGCGAGGGGCGTGATGTCATCGCCAGCGAGCGCAAGGGCGACATGCTGGTCAAAGGCATCCGCATCCACGGCCGCGCCGATCGCATCGACAGGCTGGCCGACGGCAATCTCGCCGTGGTCGACTACAAGACCGGCCGGCCGCCTTCGGGCGCCATGGTCCAGGAAGGCTTCGCGCTCCAGCTCGGCCTGATCGGCATGATCGCGGAAGCCGGGGGATTCGAGGGCGTTTCGGGCAAGACCGAGCGGTTCGAATATTGGTCGCTGTCGCGCGATCTCAGGCAGCGCGACGAAATCCGTTTCGGCTTCCGCGACGAGCCGATCCTCGAAGGCCGCCGCAAGACCGGCCTGCCACGTGAGGAGTTCATCTCGACCACTGCCGGCTATCTCGTCGACGCGATCGACCGCTGGATCCTCGGCAACGAGCCCTTTACCGCGCGGCTCAACCCCGACATCGGCGGCTACAACGACTACGACCAGCTCATGCGGCTCGACGAGTGGCTGGCGCAGCTCGGCGGGGAGGGGGACGCGGCATGA
- the addA gene encoding double-strand break repair helicase AddA, translating into MTGPAKVHPLHGNQMHAVEPDETVWLSASAGTGKTQVLSSRVLRLLLQPHVEPSQILCLTFTKAGATEMAARINGTLAEWVRLPEPALFQRLEAIGAPSGPDTLARARTLFAAVLDCPGGGLRIDTIHAFAQWLLGAFPHEAGLIPGTRPMEDRDRILLARQVLAELLTEAEREPLGDPQLLTALVDLSLRMGPDDVEVYLLRCAEAREAWFGPGSWQEPMRPRINQLLGLRADADASHVAELCGDALFDLRALRRCLDANREWKAKTGQDAASVIADWLDCAPEVRARGLDGLYGVFFTQKGTLRSTTSLEKFDPDYASYAADVGECIAKARALASLLALAERLVPALRLGRAFALAWDEAKQREGLIDFDDQIRQAAALLSTSGLSDWIRYKLDRRFDHILVDEAQDTNSAQWRIIDALTGDFFAGLGQHDGKLRTLFVVGDYKQAIFRFQGTSPENFEAARRRVRDSMFGAARNADALPGRSAAKELLELGLDRSFRTAQPVLDFVDEAIAAIGHGSFGLAEAPERHVGEKRPGYVALWRPIGQQGDAFDDYEETEEGEEGWLSRPDRQLAERIAQQVRHWMDHGFPLVKGGERRATPGDVMVLVRRRRELAGLIVARLHAAGVPVAGVDRLRLGAPLAVRDLVAALRFAAQPLDDLNLASLLVSPLIGWSQDDLLEHGYRLKGARLWVHLRASGHPVVDKLNELLALADFRPPQALLHWLLVGPWQGRQKLVARLGREANDPIDELLNAASAYAASSTPSLVGFLAWFDAGEGELKREAGGGGDLVRVMTVHGSKGLQAPIVILADATGNPANPRGLRLDLPDVHEVERKIPLPSLRKEERVGRIAEHHAAVEEAEAQEHWRLLYVAMTRAEEALFIGGALSAREKEPAETSWYAQLRLLFGADDWIEDGVWSARLEWGALAPLAGEAKPVSAQLPLPEPLPRWLAAPPPAEPRPSRPLAPSSLGEDVSSDPPYPPGAGSEAARRGVLIHKLLERLPEVAPDDRAAAGSRWLARNAAELDPAQQDDLLASVLGVLSNDEWRGLFASAGLAEVPIAALVGGQVVSGTIDRLLIEPGRIRLVDFKTARRPPASLAEVPVASLRQMAAYVAALEAAYPGRSVEAALLYTAAPRLIALPAEVLAQHKQALLAAE; encoded by the coding sequence ATGACCGGTCCTGCCAAAGTCCATCCGCTGCACGGCAACCAGATGCATGCGGTCGAGCCCGACGAAACCGTCTGGCTTTCGGCCTCGGCGGGCACGGGCAAGACGCAAGTGCTGTCCTCGCGCGTGCTGCGGCTGCTGCTCCAGCCGCATGTCGAGCCGTCGCAGATCCTCTGCCTGACGTTCACCAAGGCCGGCGCGACCGAGATGGCCGCACGGATCAACGGTACGCTGGCGGAGTGGGTGCGTCTGCCCGAGCCCGCGCTGTTCCAGCGGCTCGAAGCGATCGGCGCGCCTTCGGGCCCCGACACTCTCGCCCGCGCCCGCACGCTTTTCGCCGCGGTGCTCGATTGCCCGGGCGGCGGGCTGCGCATCGATACGATCCACGCCTTCGCACAGTGGCTGCTCGGCGCCTTTCCGCACGAGGCCGGGCTGATTCCCGGCACCCGGCCGATGGAGGACCGCGACCGCATCCTGCTGGCGCGGCAGGTCCTCGCCGAACTGCTGACAGAAGCGGAGAGAGAACCGCTCGGCGATCCGCAATTGCTGACGGCATTGGTCGACCTCAGCCTGCGCATGGGACCGGATGACGTCGAGGTCTATCTGCTGCGCTGCGCCGAGGCGCGCGAGGCCTGGTTCGGACCGGGCTCCTGGCAGGAGCCGATGCGGCCGCGGATCAACCAACTGCTGGGCCTGCGGGCCGATGCCGACGCCTCGCATGTTGCGGAACTTTGCGGCGATGCGCTGTTCGACTTGAGAGCGCTCCGCCGTTGTCTCGACGCCAACAGAGAGTGGAAAGCCAAGACCGGGCAAGATGCCGCTTCGGTCATCGCCGACTGGCTCGACTGCGCACCTGAAGTCAGAGCGCGCGGGCTCGACGGGCTGTACGGCGTGTTCTTCACCCAGAAGGGCACGCTGCGTTCGACCACCTCGCTGGAAAAATTCGATCCCGACTATGCGTCCTACGCCGCGGACGTCGGTGAATGTATTGCCAAGGCACGGGCCTTGGCGAGCCTGCTGGCATTGGCGGAACGCCTTGTTCCCGCGCTGCGGCTCGGCCGCGCCTTTGCGTTGGCCTGGGACGAAGCCAAGCAGCGCGAGGGACTGATCGATTTCGACGATCAGATCCGCCAGGCCGCGGCGCTGCTCAGCACCTCGGGGCTTTCCGACTGGATCCGCTACAAGCTCGATCGCCGGTTCGACCATATCCTCGTCGACGAGGCGCAGGATACGAACAGCGCACAGTGGCGGATCATTGATGCGCTGACGGGCGATTTCTTCGCGGGGCTGGGTCAGCATGACGGCAAGCTGCGCACGCTGTTTGTCGTCGGCGACTACAAGCAGGCGATCTTCCGCTTCCAGGGGACGAGCCCGGAGAATTTCGAGGCCGCGCGGCGGCGCGTGCGCGATTCGATGTTCGGCGCGGCCCGGAATGCCGATGCGCTGCCCGGCCGAAGCGCGGCCAAGGAGCTGCTCGAACTTGGGCTCGACCGTTCGTTCCGTACCGCGCAGCCGGTGCTCGATTTCGTGGACGAGGCAATCGCGGCGATCGGGCATGGAAGCTTCGGCCTAGCCGAGGCGCCCGAGCGGCATGTCGGCGAGAAGCGCCCCGGCTATGTCGCGCTGTGGCGGCCGATCGGGCAGCAGGGCGATGCCTTCGACGATTACGAGGAAACCGAAGAGGGCGAGGAGGGCTGGCTTTCGCGCCCCGACCGCCAGCTCGCGGAGCGTATCGCGCAGCAGGTCCGGCACTGGATGGATCACGGCTTTCCGCTGGTCAAAGGCGGCGAGCGGCGGGCGACGCCGGGTGATGTCATGGTCCTGGTGCGGCGCCGGCGCGAGCTGGCCGGGCTGATCGTTGCGCGGCTGCACGCGGCGGGGGTGCCGGTGGCCGGTGTCGACCGGCTGCGGCTCGGCGCGCCGCTGGCGGTGCGCGATCTCGTCGCCGCGCTGCGCTTCGCCGCACAGCCGCTCGACGATCTCAATCTCGCCTCGCTGCTGGTCTCGCCGCTGATCGGGTGGAGCCAGGATGACCTGCTCGAACACGGGTATCGTCTCAAAGGGGCGCGCTTGTGGGTGCATCTGCGCGCTAGCGGGCATCCGGTGGTGGACAAGTTGAACGAATTGCTCGCGCTGGCCGATTTCCGGCCGCCGCAAGCGCTGCTGCACTGGCTGCTCGTCGGGCCGTGGCAGGGGCGGCAGAAGCTCGTCGCGCGGCTCGGGCGCGAGGCCAACGATCCGATCGACGAATTGCTCAACGCCGCCTCGGCCTATGCCGCCAGCTCGACGCCTAGCCTCGTCGGCTTCCTTGCCTGGTTCGACGCTGGCGAGGGCGAACTGAAGCGCGAGGCGGGCGGAGGCGGCGATCTGGTGCGGGTGATGACCGTCCACGGCTCGAAGGGCCTGCAGGCGCCGATCGTCATCCTCGCCGATGCGACGGGAAATCCCGCCAATCCGCGGGGACTGCGGCTCGATCTGCCCGATGTGCATGAGGTCGAGCGCAAGATCCCGCTGCCCAGCCTGCGCAAGGAGGAACGCGTCGGGCGCATCGCCGAGCATCACGCCGCGGTCGAGGAGGCCGAGGCGCAGGAACACTGGCGGCTGCTCTATGTCGCTATGACGCGTGCGGAGGAGGCGTTGTTCATCGGCGGGGCGCTGTCGGCGCGTGAGAAGGAGCCGGCCGAGACGAGCTGGTACGCGCAGCTCCGCCTGTTGTTCGGCGCCGACGACTGGATCGAGGATGGGGTCTGGTCGGCGCGGCTCGAATGGGGCGCGCTGGCGCCGCTGGCGGGCGAGGCCAAGCCGGTGTCCGCGCAATTGCCTTTGCCCGAACCGCTGCCGCGCTGGCTCGCCGCGCCGCCGCCGGCCGAACCGCGCCCGTCGCGCCCGCTCGCGCCGTCGTCGCTGGGCGAGGACGTCTCGTCCGATCCGCCCTACCCGCCGGGCGCGGGCAGCGAAGCCGCGCGGCGCGGCGTGCTGATCCACAAGCTGCTCGAACGATTGCCCGAAGTCGCGCCCGATGATCGCGCTGCAGCGGGGAGTCGCTGGCTGGCGCGCAACGCGGCCGAACTCGATCCGGCGCAGCAGGATGACCTGCTCGCTTCGGTGCTCGGGGTTCTGTCGAACGACGAATGGCGCGGCCTGTTCGCATCCGCAGGCCTGGCCGAAGTGCCGATCGCCGCGCTGGTCGGCGGGCAGGTGGTATCGGGTACGATAGACCGCCTGCTGATCGAGCCTGGTCGCATCCGGCTTGTCGATTTCAAGACCGCGCGGCGGCCGCCGGCAAGCCTTGCCGAAGTGCCCGTGGCCAGCCTGCGGCAGATGGCCGCTTATGTCGCGGCGCTCGAAGCGGCCTATCCGGGACGCAGTGTCGAGGCGGCATTGCTCTACACCGCTGCGCCGCGACTGATCGCGCTTCCGGCGGAGGTTCTGGCGCAGCACAAGCAGGCCTTGCTGGCAGCGGAGTAA
- the trxA gene encoding thioredoxin, with protein sequence MPTKAVTDASFSADVLESSTPVLVDFWADWCGPCKMIAPALEEIAEELEGKVTIAKMDIMENQTIPGQIGVQSIPLMVLFKDGKPVAQKLGAAPKSQLKGWLESVL encoded by the coding sequence ATGCCGACCAAAGCCGTGACCGACGCCAGCTTTTCCGCCGATGTGCTCGAATCGAGCACGCCGGTGCTGGTCGATTTCTGGGCCGACTGGTGCGGCCCGTGCAAGATGATCGCCCCGGCGCTCGAAGAGATCGCCGAGGAACTCGAAGGCAAGGTGACCATCGCCAAGATGGACATCATGGAGAACCAGACCATTCCTGGCCAGATCGGCGTCCAGTCGATCCCGCTGATGGTGCTGTTCAAGGACGGCAAGCCCGTCGCCCAGAAGCTCGGTGCCGCGCCGAAGAGCCAGCTCAAGGGCTGGCTGGAAAGCGTCCTCTAA
- a CDS encoding inositol monophosphatase family protein produces MTQALTQAVAAVMRDAAARAIMPHYQTLTASQIKDKAADDLVTVADTESEAILSEGLARLLPEATIVGEEAVAADPSLMGKLGDALCWIVDPIDGTNNYAAGKPPFGILIALAEAGETVAGWIYDPLKDRLCHAHRGQGAFIGDERVTARITGAEPPIAAISLVFADPEKRIALKTQIAPHYSLVDIPRCAAEQYPRLVLGENDVSIFERTLAWDHATGVLFVNEAGGKAARPDGTPYRVDEDRKGLLGAASPALWDQLAARMSAI; encoded by the coding sequence GTGACTCAGGCCCTGACCCAGGCCGTCGCCGCGGTGATGCGCGATGCAGCCGCCCGTGCGATCATGCCGCATTACCAGACGCTGACCGCCAGCCAGATCAAGGACAAGGCGGCCGACGACCTCGTCACGGTGGCCGATACCGAGAGCGAGGCGATCCTTTCGGAAGGCCTCGCCAGGCTGCTGCCTGAAGCGACGATCGTCGGCGAGGAAGCGGTAGCCGCTGATCCCAGCCTTATGGGCAAGCTCGGCGACGCCCTGTGCTGGATCGTCGATCCGATCGACGGCACCAACAACTACGCCGCGGGCAAACCGCCCTTCGGCATTCTGATCGCGCTGGCCGAGGCGGGCGAGACTGTCGCCGGGTGGATCTACGATCCGCTGAAGGACAGGCTCTGCCACGCGCACCGTGGCCAGGGCGCCTTTATCGGTGATGAGAGAGTAACGGCGCGCATCACGGGCGCCGAGCCGCCGATCGCGGCGATCTCGCTGGTTTTCGCCGACCCCGAGAAGCGCATCGCGCTCAAGACGCAGATCGCGCCGCATTACAGCCTGGTCGACATCCCGCGCTGCGCAGCCGAGCAGTATCCGCGGCTCGTGCTGGGTGAGAACGACGTCTCGATCTTCGAGCGGACCTTGGCCTGGGATCACGCGACGGGCGTGCTGTTCGTCAACGAGGCTGGCGGCAAGGCGGCACGCCCCGATGGTACGCCCTATCGCGTCGACGAGGATCGCAAGGGCCTGCTCGGCGCGGCAAGCCCGGCCCTGTGGGACCAGCTCGCCGCGCGCATGAGCGCGATTTAG
- the argJ gene encoding bifunctional glutamate N-acetyltransferase/amino-acid acetyltransferase ArgJ yields the protein MSDAISPLATPFPALPAIAGVTPRIARAGYKDWGRCDLTYVELDEGTAVAGVFTRNVCCSSEVELGREQAVLGRARALVVNAGNSNAFTGYRGREAVEQVMGQVAGHLGCEPSEVFVSSTGVIGVPLPKDKARAGVEAALTAEPCSWEDAAKTIGTTDTFAKGATASAIVGGQRVEFAAIIKGSGMIAPDMATMLGYVFTDAAVEPAFLRECLSAANLRTFSCITVDSDTSTSDTVLAFATGKAGNAPLASFDDPGADAFAAALEDVCRQLSHLVVKDGEGAQKFIQITVSGAVSDESARRVGLAIANSPLVKTAIAGEDANWGRVVMAVGKAGEPADRDKLSIGFGGTWAAKDGQPLADYDEAPVAAHLKGREVTIEVDLGLGEGRATVWTCDLTHGYISINADYRS from the coding sequence ATGTCCGACGCAATTTCCCCGCTCGCCACGCCCTTCCCCGCACTGCCTGCCATTGCCGGCGTGACGCCGCGCATCGCCCGCGCCGGTTACAAGGACTGGGGCCGCTGCGACCTGACCTATGTCGAACTGGACGAAGGCACGGCTGTCGCGGGCGTGTTCACCAGGAATGTCTGCTGCTCGTCCGAGGTCGAACTGGGGCGCGAGCAGGCCGTGCTCGGGCGCGCACGGGCACTGGTGGTCAATGCCGGCAATTCCAACGCCTTCACCGGCTATCGTGGGCGCGAGGCTGTCGAGCAAGTCATGGGGCAGGTTGCCGGGCACTTGGGCTGCGAACCCAGCGAGGTGTTCGTTTCCTCGACCGGGGTGATCGGCGTGCCGCTGCCCAAGGACAAGGCGCGCGCGGGCGTGGAGGCTGCGCTGACTGCCGAGCCCTGCTCGTGGGAAGACGCCGCCAAGACGATCGGTACGACCGATACCTTCGCCAAGGGCGCGACCGCTTCGGCGATCGTCGGCGGCCAGCGGGTCGAATTCGCCGCGATCATCAAGGGCAGCGGCATGATCGCGCCCGACATGGCGACGATGCTCGGCTACGTGTTCACCGACGCCGCGGTCGAACCCGCCTTCCTCCGGGAGTGCCTTTCGGCCGCGAACCTCAGGACCTTCAGTTGCATCACCGTCGATAGCGACACGTCGACCAGCGATACCGTGCTGGCCTTCGCCACGGGCAAGGCAGGCAATGCCCCCCTCGCCTCGTTCGACGACCCCGGCGCCGATGCCTTCGCCGCGGCGCTGGAGGACGTCTGCCGCCAGCTCTCACATCTCGTGGTCAAGGATGGCGAAGGCGCGCAGAAGTTCATCCAGATCACCGTATCGGGCGCAGTCAGCGACGAGAGCGCGCGGCGGGTCGGCTTGGCCATAGCCAACTCACCGCTGGTCAAGACCGCGATCGCCGGCGAGGACGCCAACTGGGGCCGCGTCGTCATGGCCGTTGGCAAGGCCGGCGAGCCGGCCGATCGCGACAAGCTGTCGATCGGTTTCGGCGGCACCTGGGCGGCGAAGGACGGGCAACCGCTGGCCGACTACGACGAGGCTCCGGTCGCCGCGCATCTCAAGGGCCGCGAGGTGACGATCGAGGTCGATCTCGGGCTCGGCGAAGGCCGCGCGACGGTGTGGACCTGCGACCTGACGCACGGCTACATCTCGATCAACGCCGACTATCGTAGCTGA
- a CDS encoding energy transducer TonB, giving the protein MPFTRSLLIVVAVTGLTPAAAAPPRGAQPIGSPGRWVTTNDYPTDAVAQRAEGTTAFAVKVAPDGQVMDCQISESSGSEAFDRRTCELVSLRAWFDPAIDGEGKPAEGYYSNRVRWRLPAGEVPSSITVKPPVEGDTVISYVVEPDGSIGRCTVERRDGGNNASFSRTLLACPAGQKTKPFLDAQGQPIRRRVRIHDSITLEPAM; this is encoded by the coding sequence ATGCCCTTTACACGCTCGCTTCTGATCGTTGTTGCGGTCACGGGACTCACTCCTGCGGCGGCCGCCCCGCCGCGTGGCGCCCAGCCGATCGGCAGTCCCGGCCGTTGGGTCACGACCAACGACTATCCCACGGATGCCGTCGCGCAGCGTGCCGAGGGGACCACGGCATTCGCGGTCAAGGTCGCCCCCGACGGGCAAGTCATGGACTGCCAGATCAGCGAGAGCAGCGGATCGGAAGCGTTCGATCGCAGGACCTGCGAACTCGTGTCCCTGCGCGCATGGTTTGATCCTGCGATTGACGGCGAAGGCAAGCCTGCCGAGGGTTACTACTCCAATCGAGTCCGCTGGAGGCTTCCCGCAGGAGAGGTTCCTTCCTCGATTACGGTCAAACCACCGGTAGAGGGCGACACCGTGATAAGCTATGTGGTCGAGCCTGATGGCAGCATTGGTCGGTGTACGGTGGAGAGGCGTGATGGAGGTAATAACGCATCGTTCTCCCGCACGCTTTTGGCTTGTCCTGCGGGGCAGAAAACGAAGCCCTTCCTCGATGCGCAGGGCCAGCCAATACGACGCCGGGTCCGTATCCACGACAGCATAACCTTGGAACCTGCCATGTGA